Proteins from a genomic interval of Candidatus Neomarinimicrobiota bacterium:
- a CDS encoding 16S rRNA (uracil(1498)-N(3))-methyltransferase: MKIALPERRHFIINPKSLRGDRFVLNGQEGRHAARVARMNSGDGITLLDRSGAAYEAVVETVNGERIEGRIDYKIDRYHEPAINIYLGVGILKGAKMDAVIEKCTELGVRSITPLVLENSVKLSINLQRLQKISLSAMKQCGRGGQPEVNDVQKLSAWVDKSSGESKFVLHDSPESVTLAAHLTSSSPCSEVWLAVGSEGGFSPTEVETFSAAGFRHASLGSRRLRAETAAIVSVALSEQILSQEPAVE; encoded by the coding sequence ATTAAAATAGCCTTGCCGGAGCGCAGACACTTTATCATCAATCCCAAAAGTCTTAGGGGGGACCGTTTTGTCCTGAACGGTCAGGAGGGCCGTCATGCTGCCAGAGTGGCTAGAATGAATTCGGGTGATGGAATTACATTGCTGGATAGATCGGGTGCTGCCTACGAAGCGGTTGTGGAAACTGTGAACGGTGAAAGAATAGAGGGTAGGATTGATTACAAAATCGACCGCTACCACGAACCGGCAATTAACATCTATCTTGGAGTCGGTATTTTAAAAGGGGCGAAGATGGATGCCGTTATCGAAAAATGTACGGAATTAGGTGTTCGTTCTATCACACCACTGGTTCTGGAAAACAGCGTTAAGCTGAGCATCAACCTGCAACGGCTTCAAAAAATTTCCCTTTCCGCCATGAAACAGTGCGGTAGGGGTGGGCAGCCTGAAGTAAATGATGTCCAAAAGCTTTCTGCGTGGGTTGACAAAAGTTCAGGAGAATCCAAATTCGTGCTTCACGATTCACCTGAGAGTGTTACCCTTGCTGCTCATCTAACGTCGTCTTCGCCCTGTTCTGAAGTTTGGCTTGCAGTTGGTTCTGAAGGTGGTTTTTCGCCCACGGAAGTAGAGACCTTTTCTGCTGCTGGCTTTAGGCATGCGTCACTGGGCTCCAGACGTCTCCGGGCCGAAACAGCCGCTATTGTGTCCGTGGCGCTTAGTGAGCAGATTCTAAGTCAGGAGCCGGCTGTTGAGTGA
- a CDS encoding histidine triad nucleotide-binding protein, with translation MSDCLFCKIVDKEIPGDIVYDSDSVLAFNDISPQAPHHVLIIPKKHIPTLNDISINDRDVVGELHLVAKQVADERGISGSGYRTVFNCNSDAGQAVFHIHLHLLGGRKMSWPPG, from the coding sequence TTGAGTGACTGTCTTTTTTGCAAAATTGTGGATAAGGAGATTCCTGGTGATATTGTCTATGATTCTGATTCCGTTCTCGCATTCAACGACATCAGTCCTCAGGCACCACATCACGTTTTGATCATACCTAAGAAACATATCCCAACTTTGAATGACATTTCCATTAATGACCGTGATGTAGTAGGTGAACTTCATCTGGTGGCAAAACAAGTCGCTGATGAGCGAGGCATCTCCGGAAGCGGTTACAGGACAGTTTTCAATTGCAACAGCGATGCGGGTCAGGCTGTTTTTCATATTCATCTTCATCTACTTGGGGGACGAAAAATGAGCTGGCCGCCCGGCTAG